In Deltaproteobacteria bacterium, the following proteins share a genomic window:
- a CDS encoding M23 family metallopeptidase, translated as MASKKITLFMVPDGAGRVKQLRVSGLLLVWLVMLFSLSVIGFFLTLHAYSKISHKIPRLAELQKENALQKEQLLHMARKIDRFTQEMAELRKADHTLKEMVNLEAVEGDEQFRGVGGSDPSLLDPKITVTKVNRDLVRAMHRSLDNLDSDIESSKEDKTGLLKFLENQKILLASKPSIWPVKGWLSSSFGYRSSPFTGVKEFHKGIDVSTRAGSPIVASADGVVSFTGWDRGYGRVVLIKHGHGFETRYAHLNKSIVKKGQRVKRGETIGLVGTSGKTTGPHLHYEVHLNGVAVNPIRYVLR; from the coding sequence TTGGCTTCAAAAAAGATCACACTATTCATGGTGCCTGACGGCGCAGGCAGGGTGAAACAGCTCAGGGTTTCCGGTCTTCTCCTGGTATGGCTGGTTATGCTTTTCAGCCTCTCTGTAATAGGGTTCTTCTTAACCCTCCACGCCTATTCCAAAATCAGCCATAAGATCCCGCGCCTGGCGGAACTGCAGAAGGAAAATGCGCTTCAGAAGGAGCAGCTCCTTCATATGGCCCGTAAAATAGATCGGTTTACCCAGGAAATGGCCGAACTGAGAAAGGCTGACCATACGCTCAAGGAGATGGTGAACCTGGAAGCGGTCGAAGGGGATGAGCAATTCAGAGGCGTCGGAGGCTCGGATCCAAGTCTGCTTGATCCAAAGATTACCGTGACCAAGGTGAACCGGGATCTCGTGCGGGCCATGCATCGATCCCTGGACAATCTCGACAGCGATATCGAGTCGAGCAAGGAGGACAAGACCGGCCTTCTGAAGTTCCTGGAAAATCAGAAAATACTTCTGGCCTCTAAACCTTCCATCTGGCCCGTAAAGGGATGGTTGAGTTCCAGCTTCGGATACCGGAGTTCGCCATTTACCGGAGTGAAGGAATTTCACAAAGGGATTGACGTCTCGACACGGGCAGGATCTCCGATAGTTGCCAGTGCTGACGGTGTTGTGTCTTTCACCGGCTGGGATCGGGGATACGGCCGGGTGGTCCTCATAAAGCACGGCCATGGCTTTGAGACCAGATATGCCCACCTCAACAAGTCCATTGTAAAAAAAGGCCAGCGCGTGAAGCGGGGTGAAACCATAGGCCTGGTCGGCACCTCCGGCAAGACAACCGGACCCCATCTCCATTATGAGGTGCACCTGAATGGTGTTGCGGTGAATCCCATCCGTTATGTCCTCAGATAG